One window of Branchiostoma lanceolatum isolate klBraLanc5 chromosome 6, klBraLanc5.hap2, whole genome shotgun sequence genomic DNA carries:
- the LOC136436643 gene encoding large ribosomal subunit protein uL22m-like, translating into MAAPLSKGLQRLVLVTNVAGATRLRGTAAVTNRIAAASCFPSVHQPPACCLHTTTVVQDERDADGKRFWDSKNRKVLPPQAPGEPRNPASIWVSRRNFKYSHYKLWYLATMVRGMSIDEALVQLQAISKKGARLIEEVLLEAQEEAIKECNVEYKSNLWVAESLALKGRHTQQIRYHGRGHFGIMHCGYCHYLVRLEEGPPPPKKRDPTGYDKASNYMESLRKRTIQMGL; encoded by the exons ATGGCAGCGCCCTTGTCGAAAG GTCTACAGAGACTAGTGCTGGTCACAAATGTTGCTGGTGCCACAAG GTTAAGGGGGACAGCTGCTGTCACCAACAGAATAGCAGCAGCCAGCTGTTTCCCATCTGTGCACCAGCCCCCGGCCTGCTGTCTCCACACCACCACTGTTGTACAAGATGAGCGAGATGCCGATGGAAAAAGGTTCTGGGATTCAAAGAATCGCAAAGTGCTGCCACCTCAGGCCCCAGGGGAACCCAGAAACCCTGCG TCCATCTGGGTGAGCAGAAGGAATTTCAAGTATAGCCACTACAAACTGTGGTACCTTGCCACAATG GTGAGAGGAATGAGTATAGATGAGGCTCTAGTACAGCTCCAGGCCATCTCTAAGAAAGGTGCACGTCTCATAGAGGAGGTTCTGTTGGAAGCACAGGAAGAAGCAATCAAAGAGTGTAACGTTGAATACAAGTCAAACCTGTGGGTCG CGGAGTCTCTGGCGTTGAAGGGTCGCCATACTCAGCAAATTCGGTACCATGGCCGGGGGCACTTCGGCATCATGCACTGTGGATACTGCCACTACCTGGTGCGGCTAGAAGAGGGCCCGCCTCCTCCCAAGAAACGTGATCCTACGGGGTACGACAAGGCAAGCAACTACATGGAGAGTTTAAGGAAACGGACAATCCAAATGGGGTTATGA
- the LOC136436646 gene encoding putative apolipoprotein(a)-like protein 2 — MRRPRLPRRPPASRGERGPWIELAWTAIFLLTVASFGKGEDNVDCYTAEDQGASYVGTVDVTINGLACQRWDAQSPWTHRWDPSDHPDKNLTSNYCRNPDDGAGPWCYTTNPDVSFEYCNISVCPNATTALPTTTTMSTTTTLATTTFATTTTTATTTTLATTTVATTTTAATTTAAATTTTAATTTTAAATTLATTTTAAVTTTIGSAATPGTSTGSVMHF, encoded by the exons ATGCGTCGGCCGAGACTACCCAGACGACCCCCGGCAAGCCGGGGCGAGAGAGGCCCGTGGATAGAGTTAGCTTGGACCGCCATTTTCCTGCTTACTGTCGCTTCATTTGGCAAGG GGGAAGATAACGTAGACTGCTACACGGCGGAAGACCAAGGCGCGAGTTACGTCGGCACGGTCGACGTCACCATCAACGGACTGGCGTGCCAGCGGTGGGACGCGCAGAGCCCATGG ACCCATCGATGGGATCCGTCGGATCATCCCGACAAGAACCTGACCAGTAACTACTGCCGGAACCCTGACGACGGAGCCGGaccctggtgctacaccacgaaCCCGGACGTCAGCTTTGAGTACTGTAACATCTCTGTCTGTCCGAATG CGACTACTGCCCTCCCTACAACGACTACGATGTCAACAACAACTACACTGGCAACAACCACATTTGCAACAACGACCACAACGGCAACAACAACTACACTGGCAACGACCACAGTGGCAACAACGACCACAGCGGCAACAACGACCGCAGCGGCAACAACGACCACAGCGGCAACAACGACCACAGCGGCAGCAACCACATTGGCAACAACCACCACAGCGGCAGTAACAACCACAATCGGCAGCGCAGCAACACCCGGGACAAGCACAGGTTCAGTAATGCACTTCTGA